One part of the Salinimonas iocasae genome encodes these proteins:
- a CDS encoding DUF350 domain-containing protein produces the protein METLVKLVPLPRDLWVYLVIDLALALLLLVLLKWLAGLFRKGSVTDELAVKDNFAFGISIAGGMLSLCIVLGSVVGRHVGQGFESAATGMVSFGLIGIVLVNFGRFAHDKLVLNRVDTRALIGDRSVSIAMVDAASLIASAIILRSMVLWVDGSDMNAMIAITTGFTVVLTILLFMTRIYEVRYARDNQNDSFQGALQKGQLALAVEHAGNLLGTALIVASARHLLNYHPDGYVSNVTGWLIVSVVLSLALYILVNASKKLILWGLDYRQEVDKQHNIGVACLEFCLTLGIALIVNGILEFLS, from the coding sequence ATGGAAACGCTGGTCAAATTAGTACCGCTGCCCCGCGACTTGTGGGTCTACCTTGTTATCGACCTGGCGCTGGCTTTGCTGTTACTGGTACTGCTTAAATGGCTGGCCGGATTATTCAGAAAAGGCTCAGTGACTGACGAACTGGCGGTTAAAGATAATTTTGCTTTCGGTATCAGTATTGCCGGTGGCATGTTGTCCTTATGTATCGTGCTGGGCTCCGTGGTGGGTCGGCATGTCGGGCAGGGGTTTGAGTCGGCTGCGACTGGCATGGTCAGTTTTGGATTAATCGGTATTGTACTGGTTAACTTCGGTCGCTTTGCTCACGACAAACTGGTGCTCAACCGGGTAGATACACGGGCGCTGATTGGTGATCGAAGTGTGAGTATTGCCATGGTCGACGCGGCGAGCCTTATCGCCAGTGCTATTATTTTAAGAAGTATGGTGTTGTGGGTGGATGGCAGTGATATGAACGCCATGATTGCGATTACCACCGGATTTACAGTAGTGCTGACAATCCTGTTGTTCATGACACGTATCTACGAGGTGCGCTATGCCAGAGACAATCAAAACGATTCATTTCAGGGCGCATTGCAAAAAGGACAACTGGCACTGGCTGTCGAACATGCCGGTAACCTGCTTGGTACAGCGCTGATAGTGGCTTCAGCGCGACACTTGCTTAACTACCATCCTGATGGCTATGTCAGTAATGTAACCGGCTGGCTGATAGTCAGTGTTGTCTTATCACTGGCGCTCTATATTCTGGTCAATGCCAGTAAGAAGCTTATTCTGTGGGGGCTGGACTACCGGCAGGAAGTGGACAAACAGCACAATATCGGCGTAGCGTGCCTGGAGTTTTGCCTGACACTGGGCATCGCACTCATTGTTAATGGCATACTTGAATTCTTATCTTAG
- the lpxL gene encoding LpxL/LpxP family Kdo(2)-lipid IV(A) lauroyl/palmitoleoyl acyltransferase, with protein sequence MSAITPPSFKLAFLGPRYWLVWLGVLILYVLTWLPFSWIRAIGSGTGKLIGRIVPKRVNIARRNISLTWPHLSADEVERLTNENLSRAGMALFETAMGWWWPGWRIKRHFTIEGYEYVEAALAQNKGVFGLALHNMNLEFACRGLGYTHPAIAFYRKHNNPLIDYLQYHGRARSNKYMIHKRNARALIAALDSQELCLYLPDQDYGRSQSIFVPFGGVAKTATSTATLMFARRADCVPMIFTSQYTANGYKVKIYPPMPELASLDDEHALTMLNEKVAEIVAEQPESYLWMHKRFKTRPDKDDPSLYD encoded by the coding sequence TTGTCAGCAATTACACCTCCTTCTTTTAAACTGGCATTTTTAGGGCCGAGATACTGGCTCGTCTGGTTAGGCGTACTTATTCTGTATGTGCTCACCTGGTTGCCGTTTTCCTGGATCCGCGCTATCGGCAGCGGTACCGGCAAACTGATTGGCCGAATCGTTCCCAAGCGAGTGAACATAGCCCGCCGTAATATTAGTCTTACCTGGCCGCATCTCAGCGCGGACGAAGTAGAGCGACTCACGAATGAGAACCTGAGCAGAGCAGGGATGGCCTTGTTTGAAACGGCGATGGGGTGGTGGTGGCCAGGGTGGCGTATCAAACGTCACTTTACTATCGAAGGATACGAATATGTCGAAGCCGCGCTGGCTCAGAACAAAGGCGTGTTTGGTCTGGCGCTGCATAACATGAACCTCGAGTTCGCCTGCCGGGGCCTGGGTTACACCCATCCGGCAATTGCGTTTTACCGTAAGCACAACAACCCACTTATTGATTATCTGCAGTATCACGGGCGCGCCCGTTCAAACAAATACATGATTCACAAGCGAAACGCCCGCGCGCTGATAGCCGCGCTGGATAGTCAGGAATTGTGTCTGTATCTGCCCGATCAGGATTACGGGCGCTCTCAGAGTATATTCGTACCTTTTGGTGGTGTGGCAAAAACCGCTACGTCTACTGCCACGCTGATGTTTGCCCGGCGTGCTGACTGTGTCCCTATGATTTTCACCTCGCAGTACACTGCAAATGGTTATAAAGTAAAGATATATCCGCCTATGCCTGAACTGGCGTCGCTGGATGATGAGCACGCACTGACCATGCTGAATGAAAAGGTGGCAGAAATTGTTGCTGAACAACCGGAAAGTTATTTGTGGATGCACAAACGTTTCAAAACAAGACCAGACAAGGATGATCCGTCGTTATACGATTAG
- a CDS encoding DUF3081 family protein — MKNELDNTFILRVFDKIRQFGTKQDDRYQLNGITAFTDMDGYTLFVEDPKVKLQYGFHNQYHYDYEDDEHVKQFTKKLKEIDEEY, encoded by the coding sequence AATACTTTCATACTTCGGGTGTTTGATAAAATTCGTCAGTTCGGCACCAAACAGGATGACCGCTATCAGCTTAACGGCATCACAGCGTTTACAGATATGGACGGCTACACGTTATTTGTAGAGGATCCAAAGGTGAAACTGCAATATGGCTTCCATAACCAGTATCACTATGATTATGAAGATGATGAGCACGTTAAGCAGTTTACTAAGAAACTCAAAGAGATAGACGAAGAGTATTAA
- the glnE gene encoding bifunctional [glutamate--ammonia ligase]-adenylyl-L-tyrosine phosphorylase/[glutamate--ammonia-ligase] adenylyltransferase → MPTQEQMNRIIREKAQTFWQRHDDASHLQEAIPSDDDENFSLPGLSRFLGRIFEHQNIQQLEDATLSDEGYREALNAELEQVKSEDQLMRVLREFRNTQMAAIAQCDLLNNQDIESSVTRVSALADSLILAANDWLYNHLSERYGKPAGPHGPQPMIILGMGKLGGRELNFSSDIDLIFCYPYKGETEGGRKQVENQQFFNRLAQKLISALNTVTAQGQVFRVDMRLRPFGDSGPLVTHFAALEDYYQEQGRNWERFAMIKARSITPDSPYVDELLNILRPFTFRRYLDFTTIDALRHMKGLINREIRRRGLKDNIKLGAGGIREIEFFAQSFQLIHGGREPALQRRSLKRTLHTLSELDIVEPDTIHQLYGHYCFLRKVEHTLQQFDDQQTQTLPDDEWPKAVVCKVMGFIDYDTFYDELTQRMQEVHEQFNALVEEHHETHSHEDSLFHVCNDVWQVDMDRRELCALLTPYMDEDNADAVYEQLMEFRANLRQFRIGERGLRTLDELMPELLHTLIETSPNRIYRVMPRVLNVIRAITGRTTYLTLLLENLDVLNQLVKLCERSEWIAKQIQRFPLLLDELLTPLYLEQQNTGLEESRSEYEDELRQQLLRVDPDDVELSMDACRQFKLCQQLRIAASDISGSLPVVRVSDKLTVLAEVLMEAVIYQAWEQVASRYGTPEHLEENHRGFAVIGYGKLGGYELGYGSDLDLVFIHNAPTDASTNGKKSVGAQQFYIKLAQRIMHLLNTNTIFGQLYETDLRLRPSGSAGLLCCHIDGFESYQQQQAWTWEHQALVRARGVAGDSSLLASFDKVRHAILTKTRDTDSLRDDVVSMRQKMRDHLNAGTPSEIDLKQCEGGIADIEFLTQFWVLACSHENESLTRYTDNTRILNKAMTLGIIDNKTCDNLVDAYQTLRDQYHQLTLADDKFAQRSDQLDALLNNVKRIWQQVLGAE, encoded by the coding sequence ATGCCTACGCAAGAGCAGATGAACAGGATTATCAGGGAAAAAGCACAGACTTTCTGGCAACGTCATGATGACGCCTCTCATTTGCAGGAAGCCATACCTTCTGACGACGATGAAAATTTCAGCCTGCCGGGCCTGAGCCGGTTTCTGGGGCGCATTTTTGAACACCAGAACATTCAGCAGTTAGAAGATGCCACCTTATCTGATGAGGGTTATCGCGAGGCGTTAAATGCTGAACTTGAACAGGTTAAGTCTGAGGACCAGTTGATGCGGGTGTTGCGAGAATTTCGCAATACTCAGATGGCAGCTATCGCGCAGTGCGACTTGCTCAACAATCAGGACATTGAATCTTCCGTCACACGGGTTTCAGCTTTGGCGGATAGTTTGATTCTGGCTGCCAACGACTGGCTGTATAATCATCTCAGTGAGCGTTATGGTAAACCCGCGGGCCCGCACGGTCCACAACCCATGATTATTCTGGGTATGGGTAAATTAGGCGGCAGAGAGCTTAATTTCTCATCCGATATCGACCTGATATTTTGCTACCCGTATAAAGGTGAGACCGAGGGCGGCCGTAAACAGGTCGAAAACCAGCAGTTTTTTAACCGACTGGCGCAGAAGCTCATCAGTGCGCTGAATACGGTAACGGCGCAGGGTCAGGTATTCCGGGTTGACATGCGGCTTCGCCCTTTCGGAGACAGCGGCCCGCTGGTGACACATTTTGCGGCGCTGGAAGATTACTATCAGGAACAGGGAAGAAACTGGGAACGCTTTGCGATGATAAAAGCGCGGTCTATTACGCCCGACTCGCCTTATGTAGATGAATTACTCAATATATTGCGCCCGTTTACTTTCAGACGCTATCTGGATTTCACAACGATTGATGCACTTCGGCATATGAAAGGGCTGATAAACCGTGAAATAAGACGGCGCGGGCTGAAAGATAATATTAAACTGGGCGCTGGCGGTATTCGCGAAATTGAATTTTTTGCCCAAAGCTTTCAGCTTATTCACGGGGGGCGTGAACCCGCCTTGCAGCGGCGCAGTCTGAAGCGCACTCTGCATACCCTGTCCGAACTGGATATTGTAGAGCCGGATACCATTCACCAGCTATACGGCCACTATTGCTTCTTACGTAAAGTCGAACATACGTTACAGCAGTTTGATGACCAGCAAACCCAAACCTTACCCGATGATGAGTGGCCTAAAGCCGTGGTGTGCAAAGTCATGGGTTTTATCGACTACGACACCTTTTACGATGAGCTGACACAAAGAATGCAGGAGGTGCATGAGCAGTTCAATGCGTTGGTCGAAGAGCACCACGAGACTCACTCTCATGAAGATTCGCTGTTTCACGTGTGTAACGATGTCTGGCAGGTAGATATGGACAGGCGGGAACTTTGCGCATTGCTCACGCCATATATGGATGAGGACAACGCCGACGCAGTTTATGAGCAGCTGATGGAGTTTCGCGCCAATCTGCGGCAATTTCGCATCGGTGAACGGGGTTTGCGTACTCTGGATGAGCTCATGCCGGAGTTATTACATACGCTTATCGAGACCTCGCCAAATCGAATTTACCGTGTAATGCCCCGCGTGTTGAATGTCATTCGTGCAATTACTGGCAGAACCACTTATCTGACTTTGTTGCTGGAAAACCTGGATGTCCTGAATCAGTTGGTCAAACTCTGTGAGCGCAGCGAATGGATAGCCAAGCAGATCCAACGCTTTCCGCTGCTGTTGGATGAGCTACTAACGCCGCTTTATCTGGAGCAGCAAAACACCGGTCTGGAGGAAAGTCGCAGTGAGTATGAAGATGAATTGCGACAACAGTTGCTCAGAGTCGATCCGGATGATGTTGAACTTTCAATGGACGCGTGTCGCCAGTTCAAACTTTGCCAGCAACTTCGTATCGCCGCTTCAGATATCAGCGGCTCGCTGCCGGTGGTCAGAGTCAGCGATAAACTTACCGTACTGGCAGAAGTTTTAATGGAAGCGGTTATTTATCAGGCCTGGGAGCAGGTTGCTAGCCGTTATGGCACGCCCGAGCATTTAGAAGAAAATCACCGGGGGTTCGCGGTCATTGGCTATGGCAAGCTGGGTGGCTATGAACTGGGTTATGGCTCTGATCTGGATTTGGTATTTATCCATAATGCACCAACGGATGCGTCAACCAACGGAAAGAAGTCAGTAGGTGCGCAGCAATTTTATATAAAACTTGCTCAGCGCATTATGCACTTGCTCAATACAAACACAATATTCGGTCAGCTTTATGAAACCGATCTGCGGCTTCGCCCTTCCGGCTCAGCAGGTCTTTTGTGTTGCCACATTGACGGTTTTGAAAGTTATCAACAGCAACAAGCCTGGACATGGGAACACCAGGCATTGGTCAGGGCGCGAGGCGTAGCCGGCGATAGTAGTTTACTGGCATCGTTTGATAAGGTGCGGCATGCCATCTTAACTAAGACCCGGGACACCGACTCTCTTCGTGACGATGTGGTTTCCATGCGCCAAAAAATGCGTGACCACCTGAATGCCGGTACGCCTTCTGAAATTGATTTAAAACAATGCGAAGGTGGAATTGCAGATATAGAGTTTTTAACTCAGTTCTGGGTGTTAGCCTGCTCGCATGAAAATGAATCGCTGACCCGATATACCGACAATACGCGGATTCTGAATAAGGCTATGACGCTGGGTATCATCGACAATAAAACCTGCGACAACCTGGTCGATGCCTATCAGACACTGCGTGATCAGTATCACCAGCTAACACTGGCCGATGATAAATTTGCACAACGTTCTGATCAGTTAGATGCACTACTGAACAACGTCAAACGCATCTGGCAGCAGGTTCTGGGCGCAGAGTAA
- a CDS encoding GIY-YIG nuclease family protein — protein MAASISVLTENEDSTDRWYVYVIENRLGQFYTGITTDPNRRLRQHSGELKGGARALKGKGPLQFRLILNVSDRSVALKTEYAIKQLSKREKLALIEEDLRALTAQQVEIVTARFC, from the coding sequence TTGGCAGCAAGTATATCAGTCTTAACGGAAAATGAGGACAGCACTGACCGGTGGTATGTTTATGTTATTGAGAACCGGCTGGGACAGTTCTACACCGGAATCACCACCGACCCGAACCGTCGACTTCGGCAGCACAGCGGTGAGCTTAAAGGTGGTGCCCGCGCACTGAAAGGAAAGGGCCCGTTGCAGTTTCGCTTAATCCTGAACGTCAGCGACCGGTCTGTTGCTTTGAAGACCGAGTACGCGATAAAACAACTGAGTAAGCGCGAAAAGCTGGCACTGATTGAGGAAGACCTGCGCGCATTGACAGCGCAACAGGTCGAGATTGTTACCGCCAGGTTTTGCTAA
- a CDS encoding TcpQ domain-containing protein: protein MTKKNYSGKRFWISQIVIALVLILIAAAVIYWQQSAGDGEEKRSVSKGLSDFYSQFRMGPDQSEELTEEDFVIDINRDDGALETRLQTMSSELRPVKKSWVGEHKHRSFKAGRTLREAISAYAEKEGMQVIWDLEQDFVIKHHFQMDDTLVGSLDKIAAAIDSNFSGDVETFVCPGQRTLVVTAKPSEYLDDNCRKR, encoded by the coding sequence ATGACGAAAAAAAATTATTCAGGTAAACGGTTCTGGATAAGCCAAATTGTTATTGCGCTGGTTCTTATCCTGATCGCCGCAGCAGTCATTTACTGGCAACAATCTGCCGGTGATGGTGAAGAGAAGCGTAGCGTATCCAAGGGTTTAAGCGACTTCTATAGTCAGTTCAGAATGGGGCCTGACCAGTCTGAAGAGCTGACCGAGGAGGACTTCGTGATCGATATCAATCGTGATGACGGAGCTTTAGAAACCCGGCTACAGACAATGTCCAGTGAATTACGTCCGGTGAAAAAAAGCTGGGTCGGTGAGCATAAGCACCGCTCATTCAAAGCGGGCAGAACATTACGCGAGGCTATCTCAGCATATGCAGAGAAAGAAGGTATGCAGGTTATCTGGGACCTCGAACAAGACTTTGTCATCAAACACCATTTCCAGATGGACGACACGCTTGTTGGCTCTCTGGACAAAATTGCAGCAGCAATAGACAGCAATTTCAGTGGAGATGTAGAAACCTTTGTCTGTCCGGGGCAGCGAACCCTGGTAGTAACGGCAAAACCCTCGGAGTACCTGGATGATAACTGCAGAAAGCGCTGA